From the Methanofastidiosum sp. genome, the window AAATTATTTTGTCATTGCCCAACCGTTCTTAGAACGGATAATCCTTTGGATACGATTGAACGAAAACTTAGACCAACACCCTCTGAGATAGGTGAAGTAGATGTTGCTGCATTGAAGGAATACATGAAAGGAAAAACCTATATTTATCAGTATTATGATTCAAATTGTCTCGTTGAGCTCGATGAAGAGCCTCCGCATAACGTTTCTGACGAAGCTAAAATAATAGGGGTGGAAGTATCATTACTTCTTAATTCTAATATAATTGAAGAAATACAAGTAATGAGAAAAACAGTTCTTGATGGTTCAAATACTTCAGCATTTCAGAGAACCATGCTTATCTCAACAGATGGATTTATTGAAACAAAAGAAGGGCCTGTTTCTATTCTCACAGTATGTCTTGAAGAAGACGCAGCAAGAATAATTAGTCAAGATGAGGCCACTAAAACATTCAGACTCGATAGATTGGGGATTCCTTTAGTTGAAATTGCCACTGGGCCAGACATATCAAATCCCGAACAAGCAAAGGAAGCGGCGTATATTTTAGGCCAAATCTTAAGAGCCACAGGGAAGGTAAAGAGGGGTCTTGGTACTATAAGGCAGGACCTAAATGTTTCAATCAAAGAGGGCGGAAGAGTTGAACTAAAAGGTGTTCAAAAGTTAGAATTGATACCTCTATGGGTAGAAAGAGAAATAGAAAGACAAATTAATCTTGTCGAAATCAAAAAAGAATTGCATCGTCGAAGTTCTGAAAAAGAACTTGAATTTAAATTCATTGAAATAACAGATATATTTTCCAATACTTCATCCAAAGTTATTGTCAACTCAATTAAAAAAAATGGCGGCGTCTACGGAATTAAATTGAAAAGTTTCAAAGGCATTTTAGGAAAAGAAATACAAAAAGGCAGAAGATTTGGAACTGAATTAGCAGACCATGTGAAAACATACGGGTTATCCGGATTATTTCACTTAGATGAGCTTCCAAACTATGGGATAACTGCCGATGAAGTGAGAAAAATAAAAACTAAATTAAAAATTAATGAATTAGATTCATTTGTTATTGTCAGTGGAAAAGAAAGCATATGCCATAAGGCTTTAGAAGAAGTATTTGAAAGATGCAAAAAGGCCTTTTCTGAAGTACCGAACGAAACACGAGATGCCTTAGAAGATGGAAATTCCAGATATTCTAGGCCACTTCCGGGCAGAGCAAGAATGTACCCCGAAACTGATATTTTACCATTTACCATTGATACAAAGCTAATTGAAAATATTAAAGAAAATTTACCAGAAACATTCGATGAAAAAGTAAACAAATTTGTCTCCAAATATGGCCTCAAGAAGGAAGAAGCAGAAAAGATTGTGTATGAAAACCCTGAACTTTTTGAAAGAGTTACATCTTCTCTTGATATAAAATCTACTATTTTCATTAAGGCCTTAGACTTATCAAAAAACTTGGAAAGAGAAGAGGGATATATAACAGAGGACGATACACTATACTTACTTTTTGAGAAAGTATCAAAAGGAATAATTGCAAAAGAAGGGATTGAAGAAGTTTTGAAGAGAGTTTCAAAAGGAGAAGATATTGAAAAAGTCATATCAGAATTCTCTTCAGAGAACAATTCTTCTGATGTTGAATTTGCTATTGAGAAAATTATTCTTGAGAAAAGAGATTTCATAATAGAAAAAGGAGACCGCGCTATTTCTCCACTAATGGGTTTATGCATGAAGGAATTTAGGGGAAAAGTTGACGGTAGTTTAATCAATAAAATTCTAAAAGAAAAGATAGAAGAAATCCTCAAATCTTCTTAAAAAATATATCCTTCCTATTTTTGAAAATAGTTAATTATTTAAAGGCCCTTCCAAAAGACTTTCTAGAAGAAAATTCTAAAGATTTTATTTCCTAATTTTATTCTTTAGGAGGAATTATAATGTGTGGTTTTATTGGAAGCTTTCCTAGCCGAGATAATGATAGTGTATCAAAAGGGTTAATTACCATCCTGCATAGAGGGCCGGATGACAATAATATAGTTGAATCTGAAATGGGTGCCTACGGCCACTGCAGGCTTGCCATACTTGATGTTGATTGTGGTATACAACCAATGGAATATGATGGCCATTTGATAGTTTTTAATGGAGAAATATACAATCACAAGAATCTACGCTCTTTATTGAATGAAGAATTTTTAACTGACTCTGACACTGAAACGCTTTTAAGACTTTATTTAAAATTTGGGCCAGAAATTGTAAACAAATTTAACGGCATGTTTTCGTTTGCCATTATTAACAAAAATAGTTTATTCTTGGCAAGAGACCCTATTGGGATAAAGCCTTTATATTACTTGAAAAATGAAGATACTCTTTATTTTGCATCAGAGATTAAAGCCCTATCTGGTTTAGACGGGATAATTAATGAATTCCCTATTGGAACATATTGGCATTCCAACTTTGGATTTAAAAAATATCATGATTTTTCTAATTCATTAATGCCAAATCTAAAAACATATCCATTTTTAGAGGAAGATTTAATTAAAATAAAAGACTCTCTAA encodes:
- the gatE gene encoding Glu-tRNA(Gln) amidotransferase subunit GatE; the encoded protein is MKMDYKELGLKVGLEIHQQLNTKRKLFCHCPTVLRTDNPLDTIERKLRPTPSEIGEVDVAALKEYMKGKTYIYQYYDSNCLVELDEEPPHNVSDEAKIIGVEVSLLLNSNIIEEIQVMRKTVLDGSNTSAFQRTMLISTDGFIETKEGPVSILTVCLEEDAARIISQDEATKTFRLDRLGIPLVEIATGPDISNPEQAKEAAYILGQILRATGKVKRGLGTIRQDLNVSIKEGGRVELKGVQKLELIPLWVEREIERQINLVEIKKELHRRSSEKELEFKFIEITDIFSNTSSKVIVNSIKKNGGVYGIKLKSFKGILGKEIQKGRRFGTELADHVKTYGLSGLFHLDELPNYGITADEVRKIKTKLKINELDSFVIVSGKESICHKALEEVFERCKKAFSEVPNETRDALEDGNSRYSRPLPGRARMYPETDILPFTIDTKLIENIKENLPETFDEKVNKFVSKYGLKKEEAEKIVYENPELFERVTSSLDIKSTIFIKALDLSKNLEREEGYITEDDTLYLLFEKVSKGIIAKEGIEEVLKRVSKGEDIEKVISEFSSENNSSDVEFAIEKIILEKRDFIIEKGDRAISPLMGLCMKEFRGKVDGSLINKILKEKIEEILKSS